Proteins encoded in a region of the Verrucomicrobiota bacterium genome:
- a CDS encoding NAD(P)-dependent oxidoreductase translates to MASWPRSSSPPGPTVPLPSDTPRRSAMSEERHFLVTGANGFIGTRLVHELIRRRGAGSIWALMGPGSSGSTTAREFERLGVRILDADLMGSLPPRPEVPAFQTVFHLAAHAATEEVDGAFEINSEGTRRLLDWLGPSLRHARIIHTGTLASMDRKTRQGPASESNSFESITPYGQTKMEGEGWIQRLAPSLGYTFTIVRLCTVIGPGFRSGGMFAVFPKLLARGAWSTRLAWPGHASFLHVEDAARLLVELAEAPAHAGQIYLASNGEAITFDHLLSGIAARLNVPRGSIHPPAPFWDVLHRVSERASRMGWIPARARIFFWRVAKLCSDGLSVDSTKLHRAQPMQYRSVAQALDEIYGKPRF, encoded by the coding sequence ATGGCTTCGTGGCCCAGGAGTTCCTCCCCACCTGGCCCGACCGTGCCTTTGCCCTCCGACACGCCGCGCAGGTCTGCGATGTCTGAGGAACGGCACTTCCTCGTTACCGGCGCCAACGGTTTCATCGGCACCCGGCTCGTGCATGAGCTCATTCGGCGCCGTGGCGCCGGCTCCATCTGGGCCTTGATGGGGCCTGGAAGCTCCGGCAGCACCACCGCCAGGGAATTCGAACGCCTGGGAGTTCGCATCCTCGACGCGGACCTGATGGGCTCTTTGCCCCCCCGGCCGGAAGTGCCGGCATTTCAAACCGTCTTTCACCTCGCCGCTCACGCCGCAACGGAGGAAGTGGATGGCGCGTTCGAAATCAACAGCGAAGGCACCCGTCGACTCCTCGATTGGCTGGGTCCATCACTCCGTCACGCACGGATCATCCACACCGGCACGCTCGCGAGCATGGATCGAAAAACACGGCAAGGCCCCGCCTCCGAATCGAATTCCTTCGAATCGATCACCCCCTACGGCCAGACCAAGATGGAAGGGGAAGGCTGGATTCAGCGCCTCGCGCCGTCCTTGGGATACACCTTCACGATTGTCCGGCTCTGCACGGTGATCGGACCCGGTTTCCGTTCTGGAGGGATGTTTGCCGTCTTCCCCAAACTCCTGGCCCGAGGAGCCTGGTCCACACGCCTCGCCTGGCCGGGACACGCCTCTTTTCTCCACGTGGAAGACGCCGCGCGCCTGCTGGTCGAACTCGCGGAGGCCCCCGCACATGCCGGGCAGATTTATCTCGCCAGCAATGGCGAGGCGATCACCTTCGATCATTTACTGTCCGGCATCGCGGCAAGATTGAACGTTCCCAGGGGGTCCATCCATCCTCCGGCCCCCTTCTGGGACGTGCTGCATCGAGTGTCCGAGCGAGCGTCCCGAATGGGATGGATCCCGGCTCGGGCTCGAATTTTTTTCTGGCGTGTGGCCAAGCTTTGCTCCGACGGTCTCAGTGTCGATTCCACCAAGCTCCATCGAGCGCAGCCCATGCAGTATCGGAGCGTTGCGCAGGCATTGGACGAAATCTATGGCAAACCCCGATTCTAA
- a CDS encoding TIM barrel protein, with product MGWTFNPMPTPELAKLCKEIGFAAMEGIDRQHYPLVRELGMEISLVGSHGFAKGPFNRAHHAAVIQSLREGIDTAVQFGAKKVITFTGMREAGISDEEGAKNCVDCWKQVVGYAESKGIILCLEHLNTRDDTHPMKGHPGYFGDDVDRCVDLIQKVGSPNLKLLFDIYHVQIMHGDVIRRLKRIKEYIAHYHTAGVPGRAELDETQEVNYPAVMKAILETGYDGFVAQEFLPTWPDRAFALRHAAQVCDV from the coding sequence ATGGGCTGGACCTTCAACCCCATGCCTACCCCCGAACTGGCCAAGCTGTGCAAGGAGATCGGATTCGCAGCCATGGAGGGCATCGACCGGCAACATTACCCTCTGGTGAGGGAGCTCGGGATGGAGATCTCGCTGGTGGGCAGCCACGGGTTTGCCAAAGGCCCTTTCAACCGCGCCCATCATGCGGCGGTCATTCAATCCCTCCGCGAAGGCATCGACACGGCGGTTCAATTCGGCGCCAAGAAGGTCATTACTTTCACGGGCATGCGGGAGGCGGGCATCAGCGATGAAGAGGGGGCGAAAAACTGTGTCGATTGCTGGAAACAGGTCGTGGGCTACGCCGAGAGCAAGGGCATCATCCTTTGTCTTGAGCACCTCAATACCCGCGACGACACCCACCCCATGAAGGGGCATCCCGGTTATTTCGGCGATGACGTCGATCGGTGTGTGGACTTGATCCAGAAGGTCGGCTCGCCAAACTTGAAACTCCTCTTCGATATCTACCATGTGCAAATCATGCACGGCGACGTCATCCGGCGATTGAAAAGGATCAAAGAGTACATCGCGCATTACCATACCGCCGGAGTTCCGGGCCGGGCCGAACTGGATGAGACGCAGGAAGTGAATTATCCCGCGGTCATGAAGGCCATTTTGGAAACCGGCTACGATGGCTTCGTGGCCCAGGAGTTCCTCCCCACCTGGCCCGACCGTGCCTTTGCCCTCCGACACGCCGCGCAGGTCTGCGATGTCTGA
- a CDS encoding c-type cytochrome has protein sequence MNGALRQFAGAPECAGGGLGQARPTNNIGIHGNARAAHLASCLVVEFIVARVMTLCCLRVGLGLAWLLGLSPDFLQAESVTLRARSRERIQAESTETRVLEKELRWDAARTAVVVCDMWDRHHCPDATTRVGEMAPRMDRVLAAARRLGMLIIHCPSDTMEFYKDHPGRRLAQQAPKVETKVPLQGWCSLNGVKEPPLPIDDSDGGCDGCPECPGYRAWSRQHPGLRIEDGDAITDSVEAFYLMRQRGITNVIVMGVHVNMCVLGRPFAIRQMVAQGQNVVLMRDMTDSMYHHRKAPYVSHVRGTEMVVEHIEQYWCPSITSVDFIGGEPFRFQEDRRQRIAMVIAENEYQTEQTLPAFAKRDLVWRGFDVDYVMGSPKEGDPEFRNIEALRQADLVVVSVRRRTPSKAMLDLLRAHVAAGKPVVGLRTASHAFDAKTAGEGYAAWTGFDREVLGGAYKGHYGNKPPAGAHTVVRRASDASGHFGLRGVEPAEFRVTSHLYKYAEMGPETVVLLRGVVEGTDQPEPVAWVNTAGDRRAFYTSLGNAEDFQLTAFRRLLLNGILWCLHQPIPPAEYKMASLAGGGQPEAPRPAATAAPAPAPAASVSATTYQALDLPQDARADALSPVEAARRFKVADDLEWEQVLSEPEIRQPVFLNFDERGRMWVVEFRQYPMPAGLKMLSRDSVWRAVYDKVPPPPPRHFKGADRISIHEDGDGDGTFEKHKIFVDGLNIVTAVERGRGGVWVLNPPYLLFYPEANGDDVPDRDPEVRLSGFGLEDTHSVVNSLRWGPDGWLYGAQGSTVTANVLVHGPDGVPLHPKPVYSQGQNIWRYHPEKRLYEVFAEGGGNAFGCEIDSEGRIFSGHNGGDTRGFHYVQGGYLQKGFEKHGPLSNPYAFGYFPPMAHDRVPRFTHNFVIYDHGSFPSRYQGKLFGVEPIQGRIVESELTPVGSTFRTRDLSRPVVSEDRWFRPVDIKGGPDGALYVCDWYDQQVNHFRNHEGRIDVSNGRIYRLKAKGAVARKPLNLGALSTRELVEKLSDANRWVRQTSLRLLADREASQVNAELTRSEAEGRGKRVLETLWARHQAGGLTPGQAAAWLDHPDAQARWWTVRLLGDGRMLSDELSARLTSLAQTDPSLDVRVQLASTAKRLPARQGLTLAKALAQRSEDVKDPRQPLMIWWAIEGQAGAHQEDIVRLFEEASFWSHPLVETHLLDRVMRRFAQSGTRRDWEAATRLFELSPGPSHSRKLMSGFEAAFKGRTLGGLPEALTRAMSRHATGTTPFGLRQGDAQAVRKALRVVADETASREERLEYLGVMSEIKVAGAVPALSRAYRGVYKDDALRKAILAALRNYEDPAVADVVLEAYSALGKESLASAQTLLASRPVWSRKLMLAIQKQPQSSWPGPALKRESIPPGIVRKLREHRDPELKAMVEKSWPGGGVTGNAELEARIRRLEGVIREGMGDPYEGRTLFQNTCAGCHRLFGQGAEAGPDLTAHPRADIESMLLAVINPSAEIREGYENYAVETKDGRSLSGFLVEQDGRIITLRGLDAQNVTLAREDLSEFRAAGMSLMPEGLLDGMTDQQVRDLFGYLRSTQPLVGEPPKRTGQK, from the coding sequence GTGAACGGCGCGCTCCGACAATTTGCGGGTGCGCCGGAATGCGCGGGCGGCGGGCTGGGACAGGCCCGCCCTACCAACAACATCGGAATACACGGGAATGCGCGGGCGGCGCATCTTGCGAGTTGCCTAGTCGTCGAATTTATCGTAGCCAGAGTCATGACCCTTTGTTGTTTGCGCGTTGGCCTCGGCTTGGCCTGGCTGCTTGGCCTGTCGCCGGACTTTCTTCAGGCGGAATCCGTGACCCTGCGAGCCCGTTCACGGGAGCGCATCCAGGCCGAATCGACGGAGACGCGGGTGCTCGAAAAGGAATTGCGATGGGACGCCGCGCGCACGGCGGTTGTGGTGTGCGACATGTGGGACCGGCATCATTGTCCGGACGCCACCACTCGCGTGGGTGAAATGGCGCCGCGCATGGACCGCGTCCTGGCCGCGGCAAGGCGGTTGGGCATGCTGATCATCCATTGTCCCAGCGACACCATGGAGTTTTACAAGGATCATCCCGGTCGCCGGTTGGCGCAGCAAGCGCCCAAGGTGGAGACGAAGGTCCCCCTGCAAGGCTGGTGTTCGTTGAATGGGGTGAAGGAACCGCCGCTGCCGATCGACGATTCGGACGGAGGCTGTGACGGTTGTCCCGAGTGCCCCGGATACCGTGCCTGGTCCCGGCAGCATCCGGGGTTGCGGATCGAGGACGGCGACGCGATCACGGATTCGGTCGAGGCCTTCTATCTCATGCGACAGCGCGGGATCACCAATGTCATCGTGATGGGGGTGCATGTGAACATGTGCGTGCTGGGGCGGCCCTTTGCCATCCGGCAAATGGTGGCGCAGGGGCAGAACGTGGTGCTGATGCGCGACATGACCGATTCTATGTATCACCATCGTAAGGCTCCCTACGTCTCGCATGTGCGCGGGACGGAAATGGTGGTGGAACATATCGAGCAGTACTGGTGCCCCAGCATCACGAGCGTCGATTTCATCGGCGGCGAGCCGTTCCGCTTCCAGGAAGATCGCCGCCAACGCATCGCGATGGTGATCGCGGAGAACGAGTATCAGACGGAGCAAACCCTGCCTGCGTTCGCCAAACGCGATTTGGTTTGGAGGGGATTCGACGTCGATTATGTGATGGGATCACCGAAGGAAGGGGATCCTGAATTTCGGAACATTGAGGCACTGAGGCAGGCGGATTTGGTGGTGGTCAGTGTGCGGCGCCGGACACCGTCCAAGGCCATGCTTGATTTACTGCGTGCGCATGTCGCCGCCGGAAAGCCGGTGGTCGGGCTGCGGACGGCGAGTCACGCCTTCGACGCGAAAACTGCGGGGGAAGGCTATGCCGCCTGGACTGGATTTGATCGCGAGGTTTTGGGGGGCGCTTACAAGGGGCATTACGGCAACAAACCTCCCGCTGGAGCCCATACCGTGGTGCGACGCGCATCGGATGCATCCGGCCACTTTGGGTTACGCGGTGTCGAACCTGCGGAGTTTCGAGTGACCTCCCACTTGTATAAATATGCCGAGATGGGACCGGAGACGGTGGTATTGCTCCGCGGCGTTGTGGAGGGGACCGACCAACCTGAGCCCGTGGCCTGGGTGAACACCGCCGGGGATCGGCGCGCGTTTTACACCTCGCTGGGCAATGCGGAAGATTTCCAACTCACGGCTTTCCGCCGCTTGCTGCTCAACGGCATTCTGTGGTGTTTGCACCAACCCATTCCCCCCGCCGAATACAAGATGGCATCCTTGGCTGGGGGAGGACAGCCCGAGGCGCCTCGCCCTGCCGCGACCGCGGCTCCCGCGCCTGCGCCCGCGGCCTCCGTCAGTGCGACCACTTATCAAGCCTTGGACCTGCCTCAAGATGCCAGGGCGGACGCGTTGAGCCCGGTTGAGGCAGCCCGGAGGTTCAAGGTGGCCGACGATTTGGAGTGGGAACAGGTCCTGTCGGAGCCGGAAATTCGGCAGCCCGTTTTTTTGAACTTCGACGAGCGGGGAAGAATGTGGGTGGTCGAGTTTCGCCAGTACCCGATGCCCGCCGGGCTGAAGATGCTGAGTCGGGACAGTGTATGGAGGGCGGTGTACGACAAAGTGCCTCCGCCTCCGCCTCGTCACTTCAAGGGCGCGGACCGCATCAGCATCCATGAAGACGGGGATGGGGACGGCACGTTCGAGAAGCACAAGATCTTCGTGGACGGCTTGAACATTGTCACCGCCGTCGAACGGGGTCGGGGCGGAGTGTGGGTGTTGAATCCACCTTACCTCTTGTTCTATCCGGAGGCGAACGGAGATGACGTGCCTGACCGCGACCCCGAGGTTCGACTCTCGGGCTTCGGACTGGAAGACACTCATAGCGTTGTGAACTCGCTGCGATGGGGGCCGGACGGCTGGCTGTATGGCGCCCAAGGCAGCACTGTTACCGCCAACGTGCTCGTGCATGGGCCGGATGGTGTGCCGTTGCATCCGAAGCCGGTGTATTCCCAGGGGCAGAACATTTGGCGTTATCATCCCGAGAAGCGGCTTTATGAAGTGTTCGCGGAGGGCGGGGGCAACGCTTTCGGCTGCGAGATAGACAGCGAGGGTCGGATTTTTTCCGGACACAACGGGGGCGACACACGCGGGTTTCACTACGTGCAAGGCGGTTATTTGCAGAAGGGATTCGAGAAGCACGGTCCCTTGTCGAATCCCTATGCGTTTGGCTATTTCCCCCCGATGGCCCATGACCGGGTTCCTCGTTTCACTCACAATTTTGTGATTTATGACCACGGGTCATTCCCGAGTCGTTATCAAGGGAAGTTGTTCGGTGTGGAGCCCATCCAGGGAAGAATCGTCGAGAGCGAGTTGACTCCGGTGGGCTCGACTTTCCGCACCCGGGATCTCTCGCGTCCGGTGGTCAGCGAGGACCGTTGGTTCCGTCCGGTTGACATCAAAGGGGGGCCCGACGGAGCGCTTTATGTCTGCGATTGGTACGATCAACAGGTCAATCACTTCCGCAATCACGAGGGCCGCATCGATGTTTCGAACGGACGGATTTACCGGCTCAAGGCGAAAGGGGCTGTCGCGCGCAAGCCGTTGAATCTGGGCGCGCTTTCCACGCGCGAGTTGGTGGAGAAGTTGAGCGATGCGAATCGATGGGTCCGCCAGACCTCCTTGCGCTTGCTGGCAGATCGGGAAGCGAGCCAAGTGAACGCGGAGCTGACGAGGTCAGAGGCTGAGGGGAGAGGGAAGAGAGTTTTGGAGACTTTGTGGGCGCGGCATCAGGCCGGCGGATTGACACCTGGTCAAGCAGCCGCCTGGCTGGATCATCCGGATGCGCAAGCCCGGTGGTGGACGGTCCGGTTGCTCGGGGATGGCCGAATGTTGAGCGACGAGCTGTCAGCGCGTTTGACCTCCCTGGCACAGACAGACCCAAGCCTGGACGTTCGAGTGCAGTTGGCCTCCACGGCGAAGCGGTTGCCCGCCCGCCAGGGATTAACCTTGGCAAAGGCGCTGGCGCAACGGTCCGAGGACGTCAAGGACCCTCGCCAGCCTTTGATGATTTGGTGGGCGATCGAGGGGCAAGCCGGAGCGCATCAGGAGGACATTGTCCGGCTCTTCGAGGAAGCCTCCTTTTGGTCGCATCCGCTTGTCGAAACTCATCTTCTCGACCGGGTGATGCGGCGATTTGCCCAGAGCGGCACCCGCCGTGACTGGGAGGCAGCGACGCGGCTTTTTGAATTGTCGCCGGGTCCTTCACACAGTCGCAAGCTGATGTCGGGATTCGAAGCGGCATTCAAAGGGAGGACTTTGGGCGGGTTGCCCGAGGCCTTGACGCGCGCCATGTCCCGGCATGCCACGGGCACCACGCCGTTTGGCCTACGGCAAGGGGATGCGCAAGCGGTGAGAAAGGCGCTGCGGGTGGTGGCGGATGAGACGGCATCCCGGGAGGAACGCTTGGAATACCTGGGTGTGATGAGCGAGATCAAGGTGGCCGGGGCCGTGCCCGCTTTGAGTCGAGCCTATCGTGGGGTTTACAAAGACGATGCCCTGCGCAAGGCCATCCTGGCGGCGTTGCGGAATTACGAGGACCCCGCAGTGGCGGATGTGGTTCTGGAAGCTTACTCTGCCCTGGGGAAAGAATCGCTGGCGTCCGCGCAGACGCTGCTCGCGAGCCGTCCCGTCTGGAGCAGGAAGTTGATGCTGGCCATTCAGAAGCAGCCCCAATCGTCCTGGCCTGGCCCGGCTCTCAAACGAGAATCCATTCCTCCTGGCATCGTTCGGAAACTGAGGGAACATCGCGACCCTGAACTCAAGGCGATGGTCGAAAAGTCCTGGCCGGGTGGAGGCGTGACCGGCAATGCCGAGTTGGAGGCCAGAATTCGCCGACTTGAAGGAGTCATTCGAGAAGGCATGGGAGATCCTTACGAAGGCCGGACGTTGTTCCAAAACACCTGCGCCGGCTGCCACCGGCTCTTCGGGCAAGGAGCGGAGGCGGGTCCCGATCTCACCGCGCACCCGCGGGCGGATATCGAGTCCATGCTTCTGGCGGTGATCAATCCGAGCGCGGAGATCCGGGAGGGATACGAGAACTATGCCGTGGAGACGAAGGACGGAAGGTCGCTTTCGGGGTTCCTGGTGGAGCAGGACGGCAGGATCATCACGCTGCGTGGACTGGACGCGCAGAATGTAACCCTGGCCCGGGAAGATTTGTCTGAGTTTCGCGCTGCCGGCATGTCGCTGATGCCCGAGGGATTGCTGGACGGGATGACCGATCAACAAGTGCGGGATTTGTTTGGCTATTTGCGAAGCACACAGCCGTTGGTGGGTGAACCTCCCAAGCGGACGGGCCAGAAGTGA